From the Maridesulfovibrio frigidus DSM 17176 genome, one window contains:
- a CDS encoding substrate-binding periplasmic protein, which yields MHARETVRVALSHYPPWMIDGKDKSGFDYELMSALAKHMGFRVEFVSGSFSENMSQLESGKIDLISSLLFRKERNEFIRYVSPPYKVNSIKRFYVRKGSGVKIDKYSDLSGLKVGQSRDAKYFPAFDLDDRMVKVLYRSSKESFVGLARGEVDAVICSDSVGGYSIHELSLEGKVEGSSFKFKPKIMPVYAGVSRKSMLAGKIDEIEAVMRYLQESGALDKMAEKYSVNLH from the coding sequence TTGCACGCTCGTGAGACAGTTAGAGTCGCTCTGAGCCATTATCCGCCTTGGATGATAGACGGCAAGGATAAAAGTGGTTTTGATTACGAACTTATGAGTGCTCTTGCGAAACATATGGGGTTCAGAGTTGAGTTTGTTTCGGGTTCTTTTAGTGAAAATATGAGTCAATTGGAATCTGGAAAAATTGATTTAATTAGTAGTTTGTTATTTAGAAAAGAAAGAAACGAATTTATACGTTATGTTTCTCCGCCATATAAAGTAAACTCAATCAAAAGATTTTATGTTCGAAAGGGTTCAGGAGTTAAAATAGATAAGTACTCAGATTTGTCGGGCTTAAAAGTTGGGCAAAGTCGTGATGCCAAATATTTTCCCGCATTTGATCTGGATGATAGAATGGTAAAGGTTCTGTATCGCTCATCCAAGGAATCCTTTGTAGGACTTGCTCGCGGAGAAGTTGACGCCGTAATTTGTTCAGATTCTGTTGGCGGCTATTCTATTCATGAGTTGTCTTTAGAAGGTAAGGTAGAAGGTTCTTCCTTTAAATTTAAGCCCAAGATCATGCCTGTTTATGCTGGAGTTTCGCGTAAATCGATGCTTGCTGGTAAAATTGATGAAATCGAGGCGGTTATGCGCTATCTACAGGAATCTGGTGCTTTGGATAAAATGGCTGAAAAGTATTCAGTTAATTTGCACTAA